CAAAACTTTTCAGATAGTGTTTGTGTAGGCCAGGGTGTGAGTACCGAATATTGTGGTTTTAATACAACCTCATGGAACACAAATTTGAACGGACTGTTGTCTGTTGGCTGGGAAATCGACGCGAATAGTGAGATTAAATATACAGGTGTTTTGCTTCGTTCGAGCCAGAAGCAGGTACAGATAAAAGGCGGGTCTACCGACTCCAATGATCTTGAAAATACGACACGTCTGGATTGGAAAGAGCGAGAAGTTATTTCTAATGCGGTATCGGGTGAACATACGTTTGATCTAATTGATGCTGGCGAGACAATGCTTGATTGGTCGCTCAATATAACCAACGCTTCTCGGGATGTTCCGTTACGTCGTCGTTATAAATATTTCTACGATGACGGTCCTGGTGCTTTTCGTATCAGTACTCGGACAGATGGTAATCTAACCGAATATGGTTATATGGAAGATGAGTCCCGCGACTTTGTTGTTAATCTCACGCAGGCTACGAATCTGTTTGGTTTTGAAACGGACATTAAAGCCGGTGCGGCTTATAACGAAAAAGAGCGTTCTAGTTACTACCTGACTTACCACTATAATATGGGCCAGGTTACGAACCGTGATTTACTGTTCCGTGTTCCTGAAGTAATTTTTGGTTCAGTCAATATCGACCCAAATGGGATTTATTTACAGTCTTTAACACGTGCTGCCGACAGTTTCTCTGCTGATTTTAAGAATGACCAAGCCTATTGGCAAATCGACACGCGTTTGACAGATACTATCCGCATATCATCCGGTTATCGTTACGAAGACAGCGAGCAATTGGTGCGTGCGACTGATCGGTCTACGCTTACACCTATTCTCGTTACACAGCAGATAGAGTCTTTCCTCCCGTCAGCAACTCTTACTTGGGAATTTGCAGATAATATGCAATTGCGCTTTGGTTATTCGGAAACCATTAACCGTCCTGATAGCCGTGAGTTATCTCCTGCCCGTTTCATTCGTGAAGATGGCCGGACGGAAGAAGGTAATCCAAATTTACAATTTGCTGAAATCAAGAACTACGATATTCGTTATGAGTGGTACTTTGGTGATAGTGACTCTGTAACTGTTGGAGTGTTCTACAAGGACATCACAAATCCAATCGAGTACTCCATTGCTTCCATCGGCGGTGAGGGTCAGCTTGATACAGTGGCAAATGCCGATGAAGCTGAGCTTTCAGGTATTGAAGTCGAGATAGAAAAGCAACTTGGTAAATATATGAATCGCGATTTATTCTTAAAAGCCAATACGACATATATTGACTCAGAAGTGATGCGTAGCGCTGCCAATTTTGGTGAGGTAACAAATCTCGTGGGTCCTATGCAGGGCCAGTCTGAGATACTTGCCAATATTCAGTTTGGCTTTGAGAATATTGAGCATAACGAATTCTTTAACGTCGTGCTTAACTATGTCGATGAACGGGTTTATCGCTTGGGTACAAACTCGCGACCTGACCTAATTGAAAAACCGCCTTTCGAGCTGAATCTGGTTTACAGCCGTGATATTTATACAGCTTATGACCGCCCTGTTGGTTTGTCTGTAAAGGTCAAGAATCTTCTGGACGAAGGGGCTGAGAGGCTTCAAGGTTCAGAGATAGCTGAATCCTATGATATTGGCACAACACTTTCTATCGGTCTGAATTACTCATTCTGATAGTTTTTATGGAAATCTTTTGGATAATATGACCGCCGCTGAATCACCGTCGACAAAGTTTATCGTTAATGCGCTAGAAATTGTCCTTGTTGTTTCGGCGGCGTTTCTTTTGGCTCATTATGTCGCGACATTTCTGGACGACAAGAGCCGCCTTAAGATTTCTGCTTATCAAACACCCGTCGCTAAGGATATGCAGCAATTTTCGCAATCCTATGACTTTAAAAATATGTTCTTCCCCGAATTGACTGCGGGTGAAGATAAAATTGTGAAGGTGCGTGCCGCAGAGTCTTCATTGGATATTAGATTATTTGGTCTTCGCGCAGACGGTAACGGCATGGGAAGCGTTATTTACAAAATAGGTGCTCAAGAACAGCAAAACGTTCGTGTCGGTGAACAAATGGCCGATAAGATTAAATTACTTGCCGTTTTTAATGACCGTATAGAAATCAATA
This sequence is a window from Candidatus Micropelagos thuwalensis. Protein-coding genes within it:
- a CDS encoding TonB-dependent receptor domain-containing protein is translated as MSTEYCGFNTTSWNTNLNGLLSVGWEIDANSEIKYTGVLLRSSQKQVQIKGGSTDSNDLENTTRLDWKEREVISNAVSGEHTFDLIDAGETMLDWSLNITNASRDVPLRRRYKYFYDDGPGAFRISTRTDGNLTEYGYMEDESRDFVVNLTQATNLFGFETDIKAGAAYNEKERSSYYLTYHYNMGQVTNRDLLFRVPEVIFGSVNIDPNGIYLQSLTRAADSFSADFKNDQAYWQIDTRLTDTIRISSGYRYEDSEQLVRATDRSTLTPILVTQQIESFLPSATLTWEFADNMQLRFGYSETINRPDSRELSPARFIREDGRTEEGNPNLQFAEIKNYDIRYEWYFGDSDSVTVGVFYKDITNPIEYSIASIGGEGQLDTVANADEAELSGIEVEIEKQLGKYMNRDLFLKANTTYIDSEVMRSAANFGEVTNLVGPMQGQSEILANIQFGFENIEHNEFFNVVLNYVDERVYRLGTNSRPDLIEKPPFELNLVYSRDIYTAYDRPVGLSVKVKNLLDEGAERLQGSEIAESYDIGTTLSIGLNYSF
- a CDS encoding type II secretion system protein N — translated: MTAAESPSTKFIVNALEIVLVVSAAFLLAHYVATFLDDKSRLKISAYQTPVAKDMQQFSQSYDFKNMFFPELTAGEDKIVKVRAAESSLDIRLFGLRADGNGMGSVIYKIGAQEQQNVRVGEQMADKIKLLAVFNDRIEINNNGRFETVTFGKVNSRLRGLLEPTPPPEQNENVKTDQAQPPFLTTSYFKPVKNENGVTAGFILQPEYAAMLSGTAFMLDDVIMEINGERVHNYENLSEALEGIRFGQKVNMTIERRGNKQSMSFMVPAPSTANR